From the Nodularia sp. NIES-3585 genome, one window contains:
- a CDS encoding type IV pilus twitching motility protein PilT: MTESQIPTNSNPVAPRNIPPVPPPPPSLLTQRQSTQTLDMSIHKNSSHRPGSPPPMTTSLIVKSSSPAISLAQMIREAYDLEYSDLHVGVGEIPRFRNRGEIQITDHPETDSETFMSWLREVLTEAEIKHFQEHLEFDGATQYDFARVRINVFGSLKGYAMVMRLIPLRILSMEQLRLPPVLRDICHYHKGLILVTGPTGSGKSTTMAAMIDYINREMAKHIITIEDPIEFVHQSRKSLVKQREVGMHTRRFDNALKAALREDPDLILVGEMRDKETVNTALKAAQTGHLVMGTLHTNSAVKTIERILNLYSGEEQDAMRVGISESLVAVIAQGLCRTTDGKRAAFHDIMINTEAIKEWIKDGKYDEITELMKQASFDGMITMNQSLLNLYHEGRITEETALEMSPTPNEMAQFLRGRV, translated from the coding sequence ATGACAGAATCACAGATTCCCACAAATTCAAATCCTGTTGCGCCTCGGAACATACCGCCAGTACCGCCACCTCCGCCATCTTTATTGACACAACGCCAGTCTACACAAACGTTGGATATGTCAATTCATAAGAATTCCAGCCATCGTCCGGGTAGTCCCCCACCGATGACTACTTCTCTAATTGTCAAAAGTAGCAGTCCAGCGATTAGTTTAGCGCAGATGATTAGAGAAGCTTATGATTTAGAATATTCTGATCTTCATGTGGGAGTAGGTGAAATCCCCCGTTTCCGTAACCGAGGAGAAATTCAAATCACGGATCATCCAGAAACAGATTCAGAGACATTTATGAGTTGGTTGAGGGAGGTGTTGACTGAGGCAGAAATTAAGCATTTTCAAGAACATCTAGAATTTGATGGTGCAACTCAGTACGACTTTGCTCGTGTGAGAATTAACGTTTTTGGCTCCCTCAAAGGCTATGCAATGGTGATGCGGTTAATTCCCCTGAGAATCTTGTCTATGGAACAGTTGAGATTACCGCCTGTGCTTCGGGATATTTGCCATTACCACAAAGGGTTAATTTTAGTGACTGGCCCAACTGGTTCTGGTAAATCAACGACAATGGCGGCAATGATTGACTATATCAATAGAGAGATGGCTAAACATATCATCACCATTGAAGACCCGATTGAATTTGTCCACCAAAGCCGCAAATCCTTAGTCAAGCAACGGGAAGTAGGAATGCACACCCGGCGATTTGACAATGCTTTAAAAGCAGCTTTACGGGAAGATCCAGATTTAATTCTGGTGGGGGAAATGCGCGATAAAGAAACCGTGAATACTGCCCTGAAAGCGGCTCAGACTGGTCACTTGGTCATGGGTACTCTGCACACCAATAGTGCGGTGAAAACCATTGAGCGGATTCTCAATCTTTACTCAGGGGAAGAACAAGATGCAATGCGGGTGGGAATTTCTGAGTCTTTAGTGGCAGTGATTGCTCAAGGTTTATGCCGCACAACTGATGGTAAGCGGGCGGCATTCCACGATATCATGATCAACACTGAGGCCATCAAAGAATGGATCAAAGATGGTAAATATGATGAAATTACCGAGTTGATGAAGCAAGCCAGTTTTGACGGCATGATTACGATGAATCAGTCTTTGCTCAATCTCTACCACGAAGGTCGGATTACAGAAGAAACGGCTTTGGAAATGTCGCCAACTCCTAACGAAATGGCACAGTTTCTTCGAGGACGAGTTTAG
- the wecB gene encoding non-hydrolyzing UDP-N-acetylglucosamine 2-epimerase produces MTIKQKICIILGTRPEAIKLAPVIQVFQQSPIFELQLILTGQHREMVEQVMQLFHLKADDDLEIMQPQQTLNDITCRSLQGLEALFQKSQPDFVIVQGDTTTAFAAALAAFYQKIPVGHVEAGLRTDDLFNPYPEEANRRLISQLTQLHFAPTPWAAENLQRSGVLGEIHITGNTVIDALLNVAASKPACNVPGLDWNSYRTLLATVHRRENWGEPLQAIAQAFLQILDKFSDTALLLPLHRNPTVREPLQKLLGNHPRIFLIEPLDYAELVGAIERSHFLLTDSGGLQEEAPSLGKPVLVLRDTTERPEAVTAGTAKLVGTTTQNIVQAAGELLSQPKVYQAMANAINPYGDGHAAERILEIVQNYLELKF; encoded by the coding sequence ATGACCATTAAACAGAAAATTTGCATTATTTTGGGTACACGACCGGAAGCCATTAAACTTGCTCCAGTCATTCAAGTATTTCAACAGTCGCCAATATTTGAGTTACAGCTAATTTTAACTGGACAGCATCGGGAGATGGTTGAGCAAGTGATGCAGTTGTTCCACCTGAAGGCTGATGATGATCTAGAAATTATGCAGCCTCAGCAAACTTTAAATGATATTACTTGCCGCAGCTTACAGGGATTAGAAGCATTATTTCAAAAAAGTCAGCCGGATTTCGTCATAGTTCAGGGAGATACTACCACCGCTTTTGCCGCAGCTTTGGCAGCTTTTTATCAAAAAATTCCTGTTGGTCATGTAGAAGCTGGGTTAAGAACTGATGACTTATTTAATCCCTATCCAGAAGAAGCAAATCGGCGGTTGATTTCTCAACTGACGCAGTTACATTTTGCGCCAACGCCTTGGGCGGCGGAGAACTTACAACGTTCTGGGGTTTTGGGAGAAATTCACATCACAGGTAACACCGTCATTGATGCACTTTTAAATGTAGCTGCAAGTAAACCCGCCTGTAATGTACCAGGTTTAGATTGGAACTCATATCGTACCTTGTTAGCAACAGTCCATCGACGGGAAAATTGGGGAGAACCACTGCAAGCGATCGCTCAAGCATTTTTACAGATATTAGATAAGTTTTCTGATACAGCCTTGCTATTACCATTGCACCGTAACCCCACAGTGCGAGAACCATTACAGAAACTTTTAGGAAACCATCCGCGCATCTTTTTAATTGAACCTTTAGATTATGCCGAACTTGTGGGAGCCATTGAGCGATCGCATTTCTTATTAACTGATTCAGGTGGTTTGCAAGAAGAAGCCCCTAGCCTGGGAAAACCAGTATTGGTTCTCAGAGATACAACAGAAAGGCCAGAGGCTGTCACTGCGGGTACAGCTAAACTTGTCGGAACTACAACCCAAAACATTGTTCAAGCTGCTGGTGAATTACTCAGTCAACCCAAAGTCTATCAAGCAATGGCAAACGCCATAAATCCCTATGGAGATGGTCATGCAGCCGAACGCATTTTAGAAATTGTGCAAAATTATTTAGAGCTTAAGTTCTAA
- a CDS encoding response regulator, translating to MLPEQQQRILGYFIEEARDHLNTIEQGLMNLQSTLNDPEMVNEVFRAAHSIKGSAAMLGLNSIQLTSHRLEDCFKVLKEHPVQVDQKLESLFLGVSDTLKVLLEHLSGPFGLSEEAANTLMLETEPVFKWLYEHLDFLVQKNGSGVVNDNTTTELEPNYQDRVSTLTDLFLRQDIPNQEEDAESTSTELPLSVVSSEAHSPLPALESDHWDEFQAQVLQALREMLQLFKQKNTLESRKNLQQSCQQLVRLGQTWNLPHWCRLCQAAANAIANPENTYLTLAKIIITEIKQAQELVLRGEETEIATSQQLAALLNLPELELLESQDLLAHQSASVAEPTAEEESSAATDNWFSQQPTILQSTDSITSLTELSEQLQPSQDISAATQNTVPATPRTQMFFLGGEEETYMSNIGQNGPEVGLAELNTLADLFKGETSELDETWQQEEVLEVSAASELGMDFSDIDREDVDHDLADFLSFDEDKNDDQVQVGLTKTEDLNILFGSDFAEIEHPEPQNTPIYAEILRESADSSVNNLIDDSLALTIDNQELLPTGEVTQPEQISTNQESSYDDLFSETGNADVEEISPDDIEAKPTIIQPESLTLDGLFDDFDAVEENPQLSSNEAEVSDLFDITPATGIEFTQTEDNLNDFWNQETATEPQEETVPLLEQDVAKALEESLFAAAASGDIFGNIEEFTPAPSTSIEDDDLTFYEQELILPSDTANEDDLFADLAAFNSITDDDNEDLTLEEISGFSQEPEVLDFTPEFTKEPPKTASVDSPPVFADWEIDLFDPLDENPPILWSEIAATHDSTYVQLDDDADSLMEDDELLASKTGLDISSPEDLELEQFPPESELVDISVNSGLVDNVDLTPGDDLVEDLLAAETEQPAVNPEELLINDIAESSVETLNFSQSESNLESVAEILRETADVSDDLLNTDPPMSLNEQLAARENANFVLPAEEVTSVTSPAESISEHDTDIQDDFAELEALLEEEEEAAAVSYSASSMPEDDFASLEALLNPTDEQEVTVSHQQPSYAPQFELTTNQVASNPIASVDVNDEFSDLEKLLAEADQTISHSPPVKAKPLISKISRSSDRLTARFEETMKVPVKQLDDMSNLVGELVVNRNTLEQDHERLRQSLDNLLVQVQHLSNVGARMQELYERSLLEASLLASRKSKESKTTPETNVQTNDSHTDMGFSELEMDRFTPFHTLSQEMIEFIVRVRESASDIDFVTEESERVARQFRQVTTQLQEGLTRARMVPFSQTIDRLRRGVRDNAIKYGKQVNLVIEGGDTLIDKMILDHLTDPLTHMLNNAIAHGIETPDIRKAAGKPPVGYITIRAFYQGNQTVISVGDDGAGIDPERIKAKAIQLGMMTADQAKSISRMEVYDLLFQPGFSIKDKADEISGRGVGMDVVRSEISEIRGIVNTNSTISEGTTFTIRLPLTLSICKALCCVSDKARIAFPMDGVEDTLDIPLKSIQHHADGQSYISWRDKLLPFRPLKELLTFNRQLSRGNVYGGNRDDDMVSVVVVRSGNTLIALQIDLVLSEQEIVIKQFESPAPKPIGVAGATVLGDGRIMPIADVLEIIDIFQGRISKHNGSKLWQQQDPGVPESTVEKIDPTVLIVDDSITVRELLSLTFTKAGYRVEQARDGQEAWDKLRSGLPCDIVFCDIEMPRCDGLELLSRIQKDSNLNHLPIAMLTSRGADKHRQMAVQLGASGYFTKPYLEEALLEAAVRMLSGEKLVTA from the coding sequence ATGCTGCCGGAACAACAACAGCGGATTTTAGGTTATTTCATAGAAGAAGCCAGAGACCATCTGAATACGATTGAGCAGGGGTTAATGAATCTTCAAAGTACCTTGAACGACCCGGAAATGGTCAACGAAGTTTTCCGGGCAGCTCATTCAATCAAGGGAAGCGCAGCTATGTTGGGGCTGAATAGTATTCAGCTCACCTCTCACCGTCTGGAAGATTGTTTTAAAGTTCTCAAAGAACATCCGGTTCAGGTTGATCAAAAGTTAGAATCTTTATTTCTTGGTGTATCTGATACCCTCAAGGTGCTGTTAGAACATTTAAGTGGGCCGTTCGGTCTGTCAGAAGAGGCTGCCAATACTCTGATGTTAGAAACTGAGCCGGTGTTTAAATGGCTATATGAGCATCTGGATTTCCTTGTCCAAAAAAATGGCAGTGGAGTAGTGAATGACAATACCACAACGGAATTAGAACCAAATTATCAGGATAGAGTTAGCACACTTACCGATCTGTTCCTGCGCCAAGATATTCCTAACCAGGAAGAAGACGCTGAAAGTACATCGACAGAATTACCCCTGTCTGTAGTCTCTTCAGAAGCACATTCGCCCTTACCCGCCCTAGAAAGTGACCACTGGGATGAATTTCAAGCCCAGGTGTTACAAGCACTACGGGAAATGTTGCAACTGTTTAAACAAAAAAACACACTTGAATCTCGCAAAAATCTTCAGCAATCTTGTCAGCAGTTAGTCAGACTTGGCCAGACTTGGAATTTGCCTCATTGGTGTAGATTATGTCAAGCCGCAGCAAATGCGATCGCTAATCCAGAAAATACCTATCTCACTCTAGCCAAAATTATCATTACCGAAATTAAACAAGCTCAAGAATTGGTTCTCCGAGGTGAAGAAACCGAGATTGCAACTAGTCAGCAATTAGCAGCCCTCTTAAACTTGCCAGAACTTGAGTTGTTAGAGTCTCAAGATTTGCTAGCTCACCAGTCGGCATCTGTAGCAGAACCAACAGCCGAAGAGGAATCATCTGCGGCTACAGATAATTGGTTCAGTCAGCAACCGACTATTCTACAGTCAACAGATAGCATAACGAGCCTAACTGAACTATCCGAGCAACTTCAGCCCAGTCAGGATATTTCCGCAGCAACACAAAACACTGTTCCTGCAACCCCTCGGACTCAGATGTTCTTCTTGGGTGGTGAAGAAGAAACATATATGAGCAATATTGGCCAAAATGGCCCTGAAGTAGGACTAGCTGAGTTAAATACTCTAGCTGATTTATTTAAAGGTGAAACTTCCGAACTAGATGAAACTTGGCAACAAGAGGAAGTTTTAGAAGTTAGCGCCGCCAGTGAATTAGGAATGGATTTTAGTGACATTGATAGAGAAGATGTTGATCACGATTTAGCTGATTTTCTCTCTTTTGATGAAGATAAAAACGACGATCAAGTGCAAGTTGGTCTGACAAAAACAGAAGATTTAAACATATTATTTGGCAGCGATTTTGCCGAAATCGAGCATCCAGAACCGCAAAATACACCAATATATGCGGAAATTTTGAGGGAATCAGCAGATTCTTCTGTAAATAATTTAATAGATGATTCATTAGCACTAACAATAGATAATCAGGAATTACTGCCCACAGGCGAAGTCACTCAACCAGAACAAATATCTACTAATCAAGAAAGCAGTTATGATGACTTATTCTCAGAAACAGGTAATGCAGATGTAGAAGAAATTTCACCGGATGATATAGAAGCAAAACCCACTATCATCCAGCCAGAGTCTTTAACTTTAGATGGTTTGTTTGACGATTTTGATGCTGTTGAAGAGAATCCCCAACTGTCTAGCAATGAGGCAGAAGTCAGTGATTTATTTGATATCACACCTGCAACAGGAATAGAATTTACTCAGACAGAAGACAATTTAAACGACTTTTGGAACCAAGAAACCGCAACAGAACCACAAGAAGAAACTGTTCCGTTACTTGAGCAGGATGTCGCCAAAGCTTTAGAGGAGAGTTTGTTCGCTGCGGCGGCTTCTGGGGATATTTTTGGCAACATTGAAGAGTTTACCCCCGCGCCCTCAACAAGTATAGAAGATGATGATCTCACTTTCTATGAGCAAGAACTAATCTTACCATCAGATACTGCTAATGAAGATGATTTATTTGCAGATTTAGCAGCATTCAATTCCATAACCGATGACGACAATGAGGACTTGACTTTAGAGGAAATTAGTGGCTTTTCTCAAGAGCCAGAAGTGTTAGATTTCACTCCAGAATTTACAAAAGAGCCACCAAAGACAGCTTCTGTAGATTCTCCCCCAGTATTTGCTGATTGGGAAATTGATTTGTTTGATCCTCTCGATGAAAATCCGCCCATCCTCTGGTCAGAAATAGCCGCTACACATGACTCAACTTATGTGCAACTGGATGATGATGCCGATAGTTTGATGGAGGATGACGAATTATTGGCTTCAAAAACAGGTCTAGATATAAGTTCTCCAGAAGATTTAGAATTAGAACAGTTTCCACCTGAATCAGAGTTGGTCGATATTAGTGTTAACTCTGGTTTGGTAGATAATGTTGACCTGACCCCAGGAGATGATTTAGTTGAAGATTTATTAGCCGCCGAAACTGAGCAGCCCGCAGTAAATCCAGAAGAATTATTAATAAATGATATTGCAGAAAGTTCAGTAGAAACCTTAAATTTCAGTCAAAGTGAGTCGAATCTAGAATCCGTTGCCGAAATATTAAGGGAAACAGCAGATGTATCAGATGATCTGTTGAACACAGACCCTCCAATGTCACTAAACGAACAATTAGCTGCAAGGGAAAATGCTAATTTTGTTTTGCCGGCAGAGGAGGTGACATCAGTAACTTCTCCAGCAGAGTCTATTTCAGAGCATGATACTGATATCCAAGATGATTTTGCTGAATTAGAAGCTTTATTAGAAGAAGAAGAAGAAGCAGCAGCAGTAAGTTATTCAGCTAGTTCAATGCCAGAAGACGATTTTGCCTCTCTGGAAGCTTTGCTGAATCCAACGGATGAGCAAGAGGTAACTGTATCTCATCAACAGCCATCCTACGCACCACAATTTGAACTAACGACTAACCAAGTTGCCAGCAATCCTATTGCATCAGTGGATGTAAATGATGAATTTAGCGATTTGGAGAAACTGCTCGCAGAAGCAGATCAAACTATATCTCACTCACCACCGGTCAAAGCCAAACCGCTGATTAGCAAAATCTCCCGTTCTTCAGATCGTCTAACTGCCAGATTTGAAGAAACAATGAAAGTCCCAGTCAAGCAACTGGACGATATGAGTAATTTAGTTGGGGAGTTGGTAGTCAACCGTAACACCTTAGAACAGGATCATGAACGGCTACGGCAATCTTTAGATAACTTGCTGGTTCAGGTGCAACATCTGTCGAATGTGGGCGCTAGGATGCAAGAATTGTATGAGCGATCGCTATTAGAAGCTTCCCTTCTAGCCAGTCGTAAAAGCAAAGAATCTAAAACAACTCCAGAAACTAACGTTCAAACCAATGATTCCCATACAGACATGGGTTTTAGTGAGTTAGAGATGGATCGCTTTACTCCTTTCCATACGCTATCCCAGGAAATGATTGAATTTATTGTCAGGGTGCGTGAGTCAGCGAGTGACATTGACTTTGTAACAGAAGAAAGCGAAAGAGTAGCGCGACAGTTCCGCCAAGTGACAACCCAGCTACAAGAGGGACTCACACGAGCGCGAATGGTGCCTTTTTCCCAAACAATTGACCGCTTGCGGCGAGGAGTCCGCGACAATGCCATCAAGTATGGTAAACAAGTCAATTTGGTGATTGAAGGCGGAGATACCTTGATTGACAAGATGATTTTAGATCATCTCACCGATCCGTTGACTCATATGCTCAACAATGCGATCGCTCACGGTATTGAAACGCCAGATATCCGGAAAGCCGCTGGTAAACCACCCGTAGGATACATTACAATTCGTGCCTTTTACCAAGGTAACCAAACGGTGATTTCCGTCGGTGATGACGGTGCAGGTATTGATCCAGAACGAATCAAAGCAAAAGCGATTCAGCTGGGCATGATGACAGCAGATCAAGCAAAATCAATTTCGCGGATGGAAGTCTATGACCTGCTATTCCAGCCAGGTTTTAGTATCAAAGACAAAGCAGATGAGATTTCGGGCCGTGGCGTAGGCATGGATGTAGTGCGTTCCGAAATTAGCGAAATTCGCGGCATAGTCAACACAAATTCGACTATCAGTGAAGGAACTACCTTTACTATTCGTTTACCATTGACCTTAAGTATTTGCAAGGCTCTCTGCTGTGTCTCCGATAAAGCCCGGATTGCCTTCCCGATGGACGGGGTAGAAGATACCTTAGATATACCCCTAAAAAGTATTCAGCATCACGCCGATGGACAATCATATATTTCTTGGCGCGATAAATTACTGCCTTTCCGACCGTTGAAAGAACTCTTAACCTTCAATCGTCAGCTGAGTCGCGGTAATGTTTATGGTGGCAACCGCGATGATGATATGGTTTCAGTGGTGGTAGTGCGATCGGGAAATACCTTAATTGCCTTACAAATTGACCTAGTGCTGAGTGAGCAAGAAATTGTTATCAAGCAATTTGAAAGCCCCGCACCCAAACCCATTGGTGTTGCTGGTGCTACCGTCTTAGGTGATGGTCGCATCATGCCCATCGCCGATGTCCTAGAGATTATCGACATCTTCCAAGGGCGGATTTCTAAACACAATGGTAGTAAACTTTGGCAGCAACAAGACCCCGGCGTGCCAGAAAGCACGGTAGAAAAAATTGACCCCACAGTGCTGATTGTCGATGACTCAATTACAGTTAGAGAATTACTCTCGCTGACATTTACCAAAGCTGGTTATCGCGTTGAACAGGCGCGTGATGGGCAGGAAGCTTGGGATAAACTCCGTTCTGGTCTACCTTGCGATATCGTATTTTGTGACATCGAAATGCCCCGTTGCGACGGACTGGAATTGCTCTCCCGCATCCAAAAAGATTCCAACCTCAACCACCTACCCATTGCCATGCTGACCTCACGAGGTGCAGACAAACACCGACAAATGGCAGTTCAACTCGGTGCTAGTGGCTACTTTACCAAGCCCTATCTCGAAGAAGCCTTACTCGAAGCCGCCGTGCGGATGCTGTCAGGCGAAAAATTAGTCACTGCTTAA
- a CDS encoding circadian clock KaiB family protein, whose amino-acid sequence MITDKLSKPQLFKGIALFTPGGDLIYCIDPNKQGRWHLHLCAALQEILDLPEPPHFLVPCYTATIDHWLDPHTHQVRTFAEAYPAVIRHQAVLNAIFGTELVWQPAPWQEGLCDRMVLSTYRSTFPQLWEDHDLIVDLDCSQSKPQYYPPVIPTQKLQLQAECYVLRLFVAGHSANTERILQNLHGLLERSLGYPYTMKVIDVLTNPEQAEIDQVSATPTLVKVWPQPIRRIVGDIDNVDKLLQMLGATEKI is encoded by the coding sequence TTGATTACAGATAAACTATCTAAACCCCAGTTGTTTAAAGGTATTGCCCTTTTTACACCAGGAGGAGATTTAATTTACTGCATCGACCCTAACAAGCAGGGTCGATGGCATTTGCATTTGTGTGCTGCTTTGCAGGAAATTTTAGATTTACCAGAACCGCCACATTTTTTAGTCCCTTGTTATACTGCAACTATTGACCACTGGTTAGATCCACATACGCATCAAGTGCGAACTTTTGCGGAAGCGTATCCGGCGGTAATTCGACATCAGGCTGTACTTAACGCCATTTTTGGCACGGAGTTAGTTTGGCAACCGGCACCTTGGCAAGAGGGTTTGTGCGATCGCATGGTATTAAGTACTTATCGCTCGACTTTTCCCCAACTTTGGGAAGACCATGATTTGATTGTGGATTTGGACTGTTCGCAATCGAAACCCCAGTATTATCCCCCGGTTATACCTACGCAAAAGTTACAGCTACAAGCAGAGTGTTATGTTTTACGCCTATTTGTGGCAGGACATAGTGCAAACACTGAGCGCATTTTGCAGAATCTGCATGGACTTTTAGAGCGATCGCTGGGGTATCCTTACACTATGAAGGTGATTGATGTGTTAACGAATCCTGAACAGGCAGAAATTGATCAAGTTTCAGCAACTCCGACTCTGGTTAAGGTTTGGCCGCAACCGATTCGGCGGATTGTTGGGGATATAGATAATGTCGATAAACTTTTACAGATGTTAGGCGCTACGGAGAAAATTTAA